From Denitrovibrio acetiphilus DSM 12809, the proteins below share one genomic window:
- a CDS encoding GGDEF domain-containing protein, whose protein sequence is MDQLFRKYQNYVVDMLIIFFTIVVFPGLLISLSRIPAIGIRPEMFVHIFLTGLVLLLALYRRKIPFKLKAVIAVTGFMFIGYSGFFSIGLSSSGRLDIVISIALATMLFGFKTGLVLAIVNTFLVSIVAYLQVGGYLLHNIDFNIYNYAARSWFAAIYNFVAMGVVVVLLSGFIDHLLRQNLRKLAEKQKQLRREVTQRKLAEEQYKELSETDPLTKLYNRRYFFNKADVEFARSKRYGSPLSLIIADADYFKNINDNFGHQTGDKVLIKTANILNAKLRPSDIACRFGGEEFCILLPETNIIEAQNVAERFRSEISSARFDNKEVHLTCSFGIAQFKETDEELSHMVSRADEALYKAKKSGRNTIISAG, encoded by the coding sequence ATGGATCAGTTATTCAGAAAATATCAGAACTATGTCGTAGACATGCTGATTATATTTTTTACTATTGTTGTTTTCCCGGGACTTCTCATTTCTCTTTCCCGTATTCCCGCCATAGGCATAAGACCTGAAATGTTTGTACATATATTTCTAACAGGTCTTGTGTTACTGCTTGCCTTATACAGAAGAAAAATACCATTCAAGCTCAAAGCCGTGATCGCAGTTACAGGATTCATGTTTATAGGCTATTCAGGTTTTTTCTCCATAGGATTGAGCAGCTCCGGCAGACTTGACATAGTAATTAGCATAGCACTTGCCACTATGCTTTTCGGGTTTAAAACTGGTCTGGTTCTGGCTATCGTAAACACTTTTCTAGTGTCTATAGTAGCCTACCTTCAGGTTGGCGGATATCTTCTACACAACATTGACTTCAATATTTACAATTACGCCGCCAGATCATGGTTTGCCGCTATATATAATTTTGTGGCTATGGGTGTCGTCGTTGTTTTGCTTTCGGGATTTATAGATCATTTACTCCGCCAAAACCTTAGAAAACTAGCTGAAAAACAGAAACAGCTTCGCAGAGAAGTTACACAAAGAAAGCTTGCTGAGGAGCAATATAAAGAACTTTCCGAAACTGACCCGCTTACCAAGTTATATAACAGACGTTATTTTTTCAATAAAGCAGACGTGGAATTTGCCAGAAGCAAAAGATACGGAAGCCCCCTCAGCCTTATTATCGCAGACGCCGATTACTTTAAAAATATAAATGATAATTTTGGTCACCAAACAGGCGATAAGGTTCTCATAAAAACAGCAAATATACTTAATGCCAAGCTGCGCCCGTCAGACATTGCCTGTAGATTTGGCGGTGAAGAATTTTGCATACTTCTTCCTGAAACAAATATTATCGAAGCACAAAATGTTGCTGAAAGGTTCCGGTCTGAAATTAGCTCCGCAAGGTTTGATAATAAAGAAGTACACCTAACCTGCTCGTTCGGAATTGCTCAGTTTAAAGAAACTGACGAGGAGCTAAGTCACATGGTCTCCAGAGCTGACGAAGCATTATACAAAGCAAAAAAAAGCGGCCGCAATACGATAATCTCTGCTGGATAG
- a CDS encoding late competence development ComFB family protein — MLQINPYDIDMLKNINEKRAWEIISVFLEHNPDMCICKSCILDLMAITLNSLPPCYHSEEHNISAARNKVSDEEIYRKMKEASIIVKSRPRHD; from the coding sequence ATGCTTCAAATCAATCCATATGACATAGATATGCTTAAAAATATAAACGAGAAGAGAGCTTGGGAGATAATTTCAGTCTTTCTGGAGCATAATCCTGACATGTGTATATGCAAAAGCTGCATACTTGATCTGATGGCTATCACACTCAACTCGCTCCCGCCATGTTACCATAGCGAGGAACATAATATAAGTGCTGCCCGCAACAAAGTTTCTGATGAAGAGATCTACAGAAAAATGAAAGAAGCTTCTATAATTGTCAAATCGCGTCCAAGACACGATTAA
- a CDS encoding YrbL family protein, whose product MNILQLGQNYFLASGHQRMCYVHPHDESKVIKVAKFAESTVNIKNQNLIDFFYSKIIEDRINDLSHITRCYGWVSTSMGEGLVVDRVQNYDGTPVCSFYDAVLASVLPTELERKLISDLNKYLSVNQLLFVDAVLLNILLQKINADEYKLVIVDGLGARKLTLKYALENAVYPLRKYKITKQALRLIKDYKKVKARAELNSL is encoded by the coding sequence ATGAACATACTTCAATTAGGACAAAACTACTTTTTGGCATCTGGACACCAGCGTATGTGTTATGTGCATCCTCATGATGAGAGTAAGGTAATCAAAGTTGCTAAGTTTGCGGAATCCACAGTAAATATAAAAAATCAAAACCTTATTGATTTTTTTTATAGCAAAATTATTGAAGACCGCATTAATGACTTATCCCATATTACAAGATGTTATGGTTGGGTGAGTACTTCTATGGGGGAAGGTCTCGTAGTTGACAGAGTACAGAATTATGATGGTACTCCAGTATGTTCATTTTACGATGCCGTTTTGGCTAGTGTGCTTCCGACAGAATTAGAAAGGAAGCTTATAAGTGATTTAAATAAATACCTATCTGTTAACCAACTCTTATTTGTTGATGCAGTGCTGCTAAACATATTACTGCAAAAAATAAACGCTGATGAGTACAAACTCGTTATAGTTGATGGACTCGGAGCCAGGAAACTGACTTTGAAGTATGCTTTGGAAAATGCTGTATATCCCCTGCGGAAATACAAAATTACTAAGCAGGCGTTAAGGCTTATAAAGGACTACAAAAAAGTCAAGGCGCGTGCTGAGCTCAATTCACTATAG
- a CDS encoding NAD(P)H-dependent glycerol-3-phosphate dehydrogenase, with translation MQDKMAVIGAGNWGTALAELAASNGFNVDIYAFEDELVRDINEKGINTLFMPDTLLNEKIKAKHFDELKDVDTDRIIWVVPTQFSRKVAVQHKDVLSGKKLLIATKGIEIETGDLIVHVLKSCFDAEFSILSGPSFAKEVVAKKPTAVSIASEKEECAIWWQEKLSTDYFRAYYTDDIPGVEVGGAIKNVLAIATGISDGLGFGPNARAGLITRGLAEMARLGTALGGKPETLMGLSGMGDLVLTCTGDLSRNRTVGLKIAEGMSMEEITGSMKMVAEGVYTTMAAKKLAEKLNVDVPIINEVFEILYLGKKPYDSVTSLMGRPLKSEKLEG, from the coding sequence ATGCAAGATAAAATGGCTGTGATAGGAGCCGGTAACTGGGGAACAGCGTTGGCGGAGCTTGCTGCAAGCAACGGTTTTAATGTTGATATATATGCATTCGAGGATGAGCTGGTCAGAGATATTAACGAAAAAGGCATAAATACTTTGTTCATGCCTGATACGCTATTGAATGAGAAGATAAAAGCTAAGCACTTTGACGAATTGAAAGATGTAGATACTGACAGGATAATCTGGGTTGTTCCGACACAATTTTCCAGAAAAGTTGCCGTGCAGCATAAGGATGTGCTGAGTGGTAAGAAACTGCTTATAGCAACTAAAGGTATAGAAATCGAAACAGGAGATCTGATTGTCCATGTTCTTAAAAGCTGTTTTGATGCAGAATTTTCTATTCTTTCCGGTCCGTCATTTGCAAAAGAAGTTGTAGCAAAAAAACCCACAGCGGTGAGCATCGCTTCTGAAAAGGAGGAGTGTGCTATCTGGTGGCAGGAGAAGCTATCTACGGATTATTTCCGTGCTTACTATACAGATGATATTCCGGGAGTAGAGGTCGGTGGAGCTATTAAAAATGTTCTTGCCATTGCAACAGGAATATCTGACGGGCTGGGGTTTGGTCCGAATGCCCGTGCAGGACTCATAACAAGAGGGCTTGCCGAGATGGCACGCCTTGGTACTGCTCTGGGGGGTAAACCTGAAACACTGATGGGGCTTTCAGGTATGGGAGACCTTGTTCTCACCTGCACAGGAGACCTCTCCAGAAACCGGACTGTGGGGCTTAAGATAGCCGAAGGGATGTCTATGGAAGAGATTACCGGGAGCATGAAGATGGTCGCAGAAGGTGTTTATACTACAATGGCTGCTAAAAAGCTTGCAGAAAAGCTAAATGTAGATGTACCTATAATAAATGAGGTTTTTGAAATACTCTATCTGGGCAAGAAGCCGTACGATTCGGTTACATCCCTGATGGGCAGACCTCTCAAAAGTGAAAAGCTTGAAGGATAA
- a CDS encoding lmo0937 family membrane protein, translating into MLYTISVVLIILWLLGIVSAHTIGGFIHILLVIALVSILVRIIQGRRL; encoded by the coding sequence ATGCTTTATACAATCAGCGTTGTGCTCATAATACTTTGGCTTCTCGGGATTGTTTCTGCACATACCATAGGTGGCTTTATACATATACTGCTGGTGATCGCACTTGTTAGCATACTCGTCAGGATAATTCAGGGGCGCAGGCTATAG